In Calothrix sp. PCC 7507, one DNA window encodes the following:
- a CDS encoding peptidase S9 produces the protein MIKNVKSRQEVLEFDFFGFRPSSRKTPMRRAALLALPLFFATYFVSACSDSVATIPAIAYPETKRGDEFKWARFTSIKWTKDGSGFFYAHFPEPKQGTASQASVENHAVYFHAIGTPQAQDRLVYATPNQPSLLQSLSVSPEAAFITGASLKIDGGLAA, from the coding sequence ATGATCAAAAATGTAAAATCACGACAAGAAGTACTAGAATTCGACTTCTTTGGGTTTCGACCCTCATCTCGAAAAACACCGATGCGCCGCGCAGCCCTTCTCGCTCTCCCGCTGTTCTTTGCCACCTATTTCGTTTCTGCCTGCTCGGATTCCGTAGCAACCATACCTGCGATCGCCTATCCCGAAACCAAGCGGGGCGATGAGTTCAAATGGGCGAGGTTCACTAGCATCAAGTGGACTAAGGACGGCTCCGGTTTTTTCTACGCTCATTTTCCTGAACCGAAGCAAGGCACAGCGTCCCAGGCAAGCGTGGAAAATCATGCCGTTTATTTTCATGCGATCGGTACGCCTCAAGCGCAGGATCGTCTGGTCTATGCAACTCCCAACCAGCCGAGCCTGCTGCAATCCTTGAGCGTCAGTCCTGAAGCCGCTTTTATCACGGGCGCGAGCCTCAAAATTGATGGCGGCTTGGCTGCTTGA
- a CDS encoding alpha/beta fold hydrolase: MTTFHTISIDGLDIFYREAGSRSNPTILLLHGFPTSSHMFRNLMPALADRFHLVAPDYPSYGNSSMPTVDEFDYTFDRLTQIVEKFITAIDLKKYSLYVMDYGAPIGYRIAAKYPERVEALIVQNGNAYEEGIRGEFWNPAKAYWQDRSPENADKLRSFFTLETTKWQYIHGVRNLEAISPDTWNMDQLFLDRPGNDEIQLALLYSYGTNPPLYLQWQEYFRKYQPPTLIVWGKNDDIFPAEGAYPYKRDLKDVEFHLLDTGHFALEEEGDAIADHIRRFMTTHVGQSQDSSS; the protein is encoded by the coding sequence ATGACCACATTTCACACAATCTCAATCGATGGTTTAGATATCTTCTACCGAGAAGCTGGTTCTCGCAGTAATCCAACGATTCTGCTGTTACACGGCTTTCCAACCTCATCTCACATGTTTCGCAATCTGATGCCTGCGCTTGCCGATCGCTTCCATCTAGTTGCCCCGGATTATCCGAGCTACGGCAACAGTTCTATGCCAACTGTAGATGAGTTTGACTACACGTTTGATCGCTTGACCCAAATCGTGGAGAAATTTATTACGGCGATCGATCTGAAGAAATATAGCCTCTACGTAATGGATTATGGCGCTCCCATTGGCTATCGGATTGCAGCTAAATATCCAGAGCGAGTGGAAGCGCTGATTGTCCAAAACGGGAATGCCTATGAGGAAGGTATACGCGGCGAATTTTGGAACCCAGCTAAAGCCTACTGGCAAGACCGTTCTCCTGAGAATGCTGACAAGCTCAGATCCTTTTTCACACTGGAAACAACGAAGTGGCAATACATCCACGGCGTTCGCAATCTTGAAGCGATCAGCCCGGATACCTGGAATATGGATCAACTCTTCCTCGATCGCCCTGGCAACGATGAGATTCAGCTGGCGCTGCTGTATAGCTATGGCACCAATCCACCATTATATCTGCAATGGCAGGAGTATTTTCGCAAATATCAGCCACCTACTCTGATTGTTTGGGGTAAGAATGATGACATCTTCCCAGCCGAAGGCGCTTATCCCTACAAGCGCGACTTGAAAGACGTTGAGTTTCATTTACTCGATACCGGACATTTTGCCTTAGAAGAGGAAGGAGATGCGATCGCAGATCATATCCGTCGCTTTATGACAACTCATGTTGGACAATCACAGGACTCATCATCATGA
- a CDS encoding efflux RND transporter periplasmic adaptor subunit — MSSISLNFKKGVDSAKQKLHNRFKTNKWLMGLLVAIPLAGGLSYLVYNQLVTVAKQQAQSKIQTAAVTRGNLTILVSANGTVQPESSVNVSPKTSGVLKQLLVKEGDFVKPGQILAYMDNSNIQGQLLQARGNLAAAQANLNKVIAGNRSQDIAGSTANLNKVQATYRQAAEDLRRNQKLQAQGAISQQALSLARSTSDSAQAQVEQSQQALNLLKAGSRPEDIAQARAQVMAAQGAVTIAQRNIDDTVIRAPFAGIIARKYADPGAFVTPTTAGSAVTSATSSSILALASTNEIVAQVAEASIAQIRVGQIAVIKVDAYSGKTFEGKVTQVATQSLVQQNVTSFEVKVAVADSQKLLSQGMNVTIDFKAGELNQVLVVPTAAIVQQKASQGVYVAKTGGDPVFMPIGVGTTVNDKTEVKSGLTGNERVLLSFPPGTRKVTPITGGG; from the coding sequence ATGTCGAGTATTAGCTTGAATTTCAAGAAAGGCGTTGATTCTGCCAAGCAGAAGCTACACAATCGATTCAAAACTAACAAGTGGTTGATGGGATTGCTAGTGGCAATCCCGCTCGCTGGTGGTCTGAGTTATCTTGTTTATAACCAATTAGTGACAGTCGCTAAACAGCAGGCACAAAGCAAGATTCAGACAGCAGCAGTCACACGGGGCAATCTAACAATTTTGGTATCCGCCAATGGTACCGTGCAACCCGAAAGTTCGGTCAATGTCAGTCCCAAAACCTCTGGTGTTTTGAAGCAGTTGCTGGTCAAAGAAGGCGATTTTGTCAAACCAGGTCAGATTCTCGCCTATATGGACAATTCAAACATCCAAGGGCAATTGCTCCAGGCACGAGGAAACCTTGCTGCTGCTCAGGCAAATTTAAATAAGGTCATCGCGGGGAATCGATCGCAAGATATCGCTGGATCTACAGCCAACCTAAATAAAGTTCAGGCTACCTACAGGCAAGCGGCTGAAGACCTGCGCCGTAACCAAAAATTACAAGCACAGGGAGCCATCTCTCAACAAGCATTGAGTCTTGCTCGATCGACTAGTGATAGTGCCCAAGCGCAAGTAGAGCAGAGCCAGCAAGCATTAAATCTACTCAAAGCAGGATCGCGCCCTGAAGACATCGCTCAAGCCCGCGCTCAAGTTATGGCAGCCCAAGGGGCAGTCACGATCGCTCAACGGAATATCGACGATACCGTGATTCGCGCCCCCTTTGCGGGGATTATTGCTCGTAAATATGCCGATCCAGGGGCGTTTGTGACCCCCACAACGGCGGGTAGTGCGGTAACTTCGGCAACATCATCTTCAATTCTGGCTCTAGCATCTACCAATGAAATCGTGGCGCAGGTAGCCGAAGCCAGTATTGCCCAAATCCGTGTCGGGCAGATAGCGGTAATTAAAGTGGATGCTTACTCTGGCAAAACCTTTGAGGGCAAAGTGACACAAGTTGCTACCCAGTCATTGGTACAACAAAATGTGACCAGTTTTGAGGTAAAAGTGGCGGTTGCCGACTCCCAAAAACTGCTCAGTCAAGGGATGAATGTGACGATCGATTTCAAAGCCGGAGAACTGAACCAGGTGCTAGTTGTGCCGACGGCGGCGATCGTTCAGCAGAAAGCATCTCAGGGTGTATATGTAGCGAAAACAGGCGGCGATCCGGTATTTATGCCGATCGGGGTGGGGACGACTGTTAACGATAAGACTGAAGTTAAGTCTGGTTTAACTGGGAACGAACGGGTTTTACTCAGTTTTCCACCCGGAACCCGTAAGGTTACTCCGATTACAGGTGGGGGTTGA
- a CDS encoding nuclear transport factor 2 family protein → MSDKNKAILEEANAAIAEGNNEGFLSCCTDDTEWMFVGDKTLKGKEAVRQYMAMTYIEPPKFMVSNLIAEGNFVTALGDITMKDEDGKAAHYSYCDIWRFRDGKIVELRAFVIKT, encoded by the coding sequence ATGTCAGATAAAAATAAAGCAATCTTAGAAGAAGCAAACGCGGCGATCGCTGAAGGCAACAATGAAGGATTCTTGTCATGCTGCACCGACGACACGGAATGGATGTTTGTAGGCGACAAGACCCTTAAAGGAAAAGAAGCCGTTCGCCAATATATGGCAATGACGTACATCGAGCCGCCAAAGTTTATGGTCTCTAACTTAATCGCTGAAGGTAATTTCGTCACGGCACTCGGCGACATCACAATGAAGGACGAAGACGGGAAGGCGGCTCATTATTCGTACTGCGATATCTGGCGTTTTCGCGACGGTAAAATCGTCGAATTAAGGGCTTTCGTCATCAAAACCTAG
- a CDS encoding cupin domain-containing protein, whose product METILKNIAVPSGEGRSLLVLPGETITFKAVSADTDGAYTLIEVIDEPQAGPPLHLHRREDESFYILEGTFAFQIGDRTVTAIAGWFITAPKGVPHSYKNIGTTPARMLTLFVPAGIENFFEDLSKLTAAGTLDIDSIAAVAAKQGMELVPPPPEH is encoded by the coding sequence ATGGAAACTATTTTGAAGAACATCGCCGTTCCATCTGGCGAAGGCAGATCGCTCCTGGTGCTGCCAGGAGAAACGATAACTTTCAAAGCGGTCAGCGCTGATACAGACGGTGCCTACACCTTAATTGAGGTGATCGACGAGCCACAAGCCGGACCACCCCTACATCTCCATCGGCGCGAAGACGAGTCGTTTTACATTCTGGAGGGAACCTTTGCCTTTCAGATTGGAGATCGCACTGTGACAGCGATCGCAGGTTGGTTTATCACCGCTCCCAAAGGCGTTCCGCATTCTTACAAAAATATCGGCACCACACCCGCAAGGATGCTGACCCTTTTCGTTCCCGCAGGCATCGAGAACTTTTTTGAGGATCTGTCCAAGCTCACTGCTGCTGGCACATTGGACATCGATAGCATTGCTGCCGTCGCAGCGAAGCAGGGAATGGAGTTAGTGCCTCCACCGCCAGAACATTGA
- a CDS encoding ABC transporter permease translates to MRRSTHPALRAPLRRGDLPNKSFLRSSRRSKRKISLLEIFLMAVETLWSNRIRSGLTMLGVIIGISSVIAITSIGQGVQKSTESSIAALGTNILQVSAAAARTGGISQGAGSASTLTWEDAQAIAKQVPAATAVSAFLYRPSVQVVRGNVNISITAIGTDLNFPDVRNVRPELGIFFQQQDLDTAKAVVVIGAKVRDDLFAASETAIGSDIRIQGKRYRVVGVMERKGAVGLQDTNNMVYLPLTNMSAEIVGNNALTGVAINGFWVKASNPDQLEAAEFQVANVLRLRHDIRLPKEDDFTVTNEVDLIKTFTSIMGSLTLMVGAIAGISLVVGGIGIANIMLVSVMERTREIGLRKAVGATSGAILNQFLMESIVISSIGGAIGIGLGVALAFATATIFKFPFVVSLLSVAVGFVLSLIVGVLAGGIPARNAAKLDPILALRGD, encoded by the coding sequence ATGCGTAGATCTACCCACCCCGCCCTGCGGGCACCCCTCCGAAGAGGGGATTTGCCGAACAAATCCTTTCTACGTTCATCTCGCCGTAGTAAGCGCAAAATCTCGCTGCTGGAAATATTTTTGATGGCAGTAGAAACCTTGTGGAGTAATAGAATCCGTAGCGGATTGACGATGCTGGGTGTAATTATTGGGATATCCTCTGTCATTGCGATTACTTCGATCGGTCAGGGAGTTCAAAAATCCACCGAGTCGAGCATTGCAGCATTGGGTACCAATATCCTCCAAGTCTCCGCAGCAGCAGCGAGAACGGGCGGCATCAGTCAGGGGGCTGGTTCTGCTAGTACGCTTACTTGGGAAGATGCCCAAGCGATCGCCAAACAAGTCCCCGCTGCTACAGCAGTGTCAGCGTTCTTATACCGCCCAAGTGTTCAGGTGGTGCGGGGTAACGTCAACATTTCAATCACTGCCATCGGCACGGATTTAAACTTTCCAGACGTGAGAAATGTCCGACCAGAATTAGGGATATTTTTTCAGCAGCAGGATTTAGATACAGCCAAAGCAGTGGTGGTAATTGGTGCCAAAGTTCGAGACGATCTGTTCGCTGCGTCAGAAACGGCGATCGGTAGCGATATTCGGATTCAGGGTAAACGTTATCGCGTAGTGGGGGTGATGGAGCGGAAAGGGGCTGTCGGGCTGCAAGATACAAATAATATGGTGTATCTGCCCCTAACTAATATGTCCGCTGAGATTGTTGGTAACAATGCGCTCACAGGTGTGGCAATTAACGGCTTTTGGGTAAAAGCGAGTAATCCCGACCAACTTGAAGCAGCAGAATTTCAGGTGGCAAATGTGCTGCGGCTGCGCCATGATATTCGCCTACCTAAAGAAGATGATTTTACTGTCACCAATGAAGTGGATCTGATTAAAACTTTCACGAGTATTATGGGGTCGCTGACGCTGATGGTTGGTGCGATCGCGGGAATTTCGCTAGTAGTTGGTGGGATTGGGATTGCCAATATCATGTTGGTGTCCGTGATGGAACGGACGCGGGAAATCGGGCTACGAAAAGCCGTCGGTGCAACTAGCGGCGCAATTCTGAATCAATTTTTGATGGAATCGATCGTCATTTCGAGTATTGGCGGTGCGATCGGGATTGGGTTGGGTGTAGCCCTCGCTTTCGCTACCGCTACGATCTTCAAATTTCCCTTTGTGGTGTCGCTATTGTCAGTGGCGGTGGGTTTTGTCCTTTCACTGATTGTTGGGGTACTAGCGGGCGGTATTCCTGCTCGTAATGCGGCAAAACTAGACCCGATCTTGGCACTACGTGGGGATTGA
- a CDS encoding glucose 1-dehydrogenase: MSQKLSDKVALVTGGTSGIGLATAKRFVAEGAYVFITGRRQTELDAAVNEIGKNVMGIQSDVSKLADLDRLYATIKQEQGHLDVIFANAGIGEFAPLGSITEEHFDKTFNTNVKGLLFTVQKALPLMPEGASVILNASTTSIKGTPAFSVYSATKAAVRSFARNWILDLKDRQIRVNAVSPGVVPTPGYNLLGLSEEQLKAFVESQASTIPLGRVGKPDEIAKAVVFLASDDSSFVNGIELFVDGGVAQI; this comes from the coding sequence ATGTCACAAAAACTCTCAGACAAAGTTGCACTTGTCACTGGCGGCACCAGCGGTATTGGTCTTGCCACTGCCAAGCGATTTGTCGCTGAAGGTGCCTATGTTTTTATCACGGGTCGTCGCCAGACTGAACTTGATGCTGCTGTAAACGAGATTGGTAAGAACGTCATGGGCATTCAGAGCGATGTCTCAAAGCTGGCAGACCTCGATCGTCTTTACGCCACGATCAAGCAAGAGCAAGGTCACTTGGATGTGATCTTTGCGAATGCTGGCATTGGCGAATTTGCTCCACTGGGTTCAATTACCGAAGAACACTTTGACAAAACCTTCAACACCAATGTCAAGGGTCTACTGTTCACCGTGCAGAAGGCGCTGCCGCTGATGCCAGAGGGCGCTTCCGTCATCCTGAATGCCTCCACTACTTCCATCAAGGGCACCCCAGCCTTCAGCGTCTATAGCGCCACCAAAGCTGCCGTGCGATCATTTGCCCGCAACTGGATACTCGACCTCAAAGACCGTCAGATCCGAGTGAATGCGGTCAGCCCTGGTGTCGTTCCGACTCCCGGTTACAATCTCTTGGGACTCAGTGAAGAGCAGCTGAAAGCATTTGTGGAGAGCCAAGCTAGCACTATTCCATTGGGACGAGTCGGCAAGCCCGACGAGATCGCCAAAGCCGTTGTCTTTCTCGCTTCAGATGACAGCAGCTTTGTCAACGGCATTGAGCTATTCGTCGATGGTGGCGTGGCACAAATCTAA
- a CDS encoding nuclear transport factor 2 family protein: MPNTTGNMSAKAQYEMPKVLQRMSDAINAHDVDAFVSCFANDFKGEQPLHPESAFTNPAQVRENWTALFAQVPDLRATLVASTIHCDLAWAEWHWQGTRTSGSALNLRGVVVAGLRNGIIAWARLYMEPVHDQSSTG; the protein is encoded by the coding sequence ATGCCTAACACAACAGGAAACATGAGCGCAAAAGCCCAATATGAGATGCCAAAAGTGCTTCAACGAATGTCTGATGCCATCAACGCACACGACGTTGACGCGTTCGTTAGCTGCTTCGCTAACGACTTCAAAGGCGAACAACCGCTACATCCTGAGAGTGCCTTCACCAACCCAGCCCAAGTGCGGGAGAACTGGACTGCCCTCTTTGCCCAAGTTCCAGATTTACGTGCAACTTTGGTCGCTTCGACGATCCACTGTGACCTCGCCTGGGCTGAATGGCACTGGCAAGGTACGCGCACGTCCGGATCGGCACTGAATTTACGTGGTGTAGTCGTTGCTGGTCTACGTAACGGAATCATCGCGTGGGCAAGGCTATACATGGAGCCGGTTCATGACCAGTCGTCAACTGGCTAG